DNA sequence from the Rattus rattus isolate New Zealand chromosome 2, Rrattus_CSIRO_v1, whole genome shotgun sequence genome:
taagagCAATGTGAATATAAGCCACTCCCATGAAGGCTGAGAGGTTGAACTGGATAATTATCTTATGACCAAAGAGCTCTAATGAAGTAAGTGGGGTGGCTAAGCTGGGTTGGGACCCAAGTTGTTGGACTTTACAGCTGCAGGTTAAGGGTGCCTGCCCTGGACAACAAACTCATGGGGAATATGTATTGCTTTGCAGTGCAGTTCTGAAATTATCTGTCATTCTTACAGAAGAGCCATATACCCTAATGGGAATGATATTTACTCGCTATCCACCTTGGATAATTATTATTTGAAATTGGTCTTTATTGTATTATGCTGCTATTTGAAAACCTATCACCTTTTCATAATCTCCTTGCATAATCTGGAATATCATGTGAGTCTGATCACCTTGTCACCTTGTCACctcttaaagagagaaagaggaaaaaataaacatctgCTCTGCTCAGCAGGAACATTTACTCTCCAGAGTTCCGGAGAAAGGAGCTTCTGACCTCTTCAGAAAGAGAACTGAAGTTGAAGGAAGTAAGGTATTTGGGCCACAGTTACCCCTCTGCTGATTGCTAGAGTGAGGACTGAGTCCTGGCCATGATGCTATGCAGGCTGACCTTTCTCATAAATGAATGATTATGATTCATTAAGAAAAAATTCCACCCACATTCTGGTTCATAAGACCATGGCCTCTAATGACCCTTTCCTGATGTTTTGGTGGAAATGTGGGAACTTTCCTGAATGGGTATTTGGGGTGGGACTTGAGGACTCAGTCTGTTGACCAGGCAAGAATTTGTCACTCAGTCTTTGGGGTGCATGCAGAGAGGGTCAGGGAGCCCAGAATGTTTCCTCAGCTGCCATCCTCTTAGACTCCCCAAAGTCCGAGGAATAGGTGGAGCCTTACTACCCATATTAGAGGAGTACAAGTAGGATGCCCCTTACTTTGACTGCAATTCTCAGAGACACATCTCGGATGGTGCTGAGAGGTGGGTACAGTCTCCCCTGGGACAGGTGCTGCTCAGAGACTTCTTGGGCAATTTGCtagagatgaagagggagagggagagggagaaggagagagagagagggaaggggagtgggagggagggagagagggagagagggagagagagagagagagagagagagagagagagagagagagagagagatccatttttttcttcacagaacAAATCCATCCCATTATCCCAAAGCTTGTCCAGGTACCGCAACCAGTGTCACACATAGCCCTAAGAAAGCTTAGTGCTTAGGCTTAAACAAAGACTCATTCTTTCTATAGTAAATATAGCTGACGTTTAAAGCAGCATGGGGCTCTTTGAGTTCTAAAAGAAAATCGCTAAGCCTAGAAGAACGTAGTAGCTGTGACTAGCAAACAAAGACTTTTGTCCTCTGGCTGGCCACAGCGGTAGCACAGCACTCTCTGTGCCTCTTACTTCTTGGATTCTAGTCTCCTCCACAGGCTTGATATTCCAGGCAGCCACCTAACCCAAATAATTTCTCTGTTCATGggtctatgagttttcctttccaGCCTTGTTTCTGGTCTAATGCCAAGGTTGTAGTTCAGTGAGTGGgtagaagagacaagagaatgaATCTAGGGGTCGCCAGGCTTAAAGACCTGGTGTTGATCCACCAACCCTGTTAGACGCATCCTAGGGAGAAAAGACTTCGGTACCTCTGCTGTCAGGAGGAAAATTTCATCTGGGACATGTCGGATCCCACCAGCAATGATGCCCAGTGCTACCCCAGGAAACACATAGGCATTGTTTCCCTGACCAGGAATGAATGTCCTGCCGTCTTCCAGAGTCACACTCTTAAAAGGACTTCCACTGGCAAAGATTCCTCGgccctggaggcaggaagaaaagaagagctgGAGCGTGGAGACAGGTTTGGGATAGTCATGGCAGTCATTTTTATCTCTTAAATATTGGGCCACCTTCATTCTCCCCTAAGTGTCCAGAACTGTAGTGAGAACTTGGTAAATGCTCTAAGAACAATTATTTATTTGACCAGAAAGCTAAGCCCCACCTCCCTTTAAGTTTCTGACAGTGgaggtcatgttgtctcttcccCCCAATATTTGGAAGGGCCAACTTAGAACAGTTGCCTAGAGAATATAGGAGCCATGGTGTTGGACAAAGCTCTGTTGTTTGGGGAAACATTGAGAAATGCAGTATCATGGGAGAACTTTGGTTTTGGAGTTGGATCTAGGTTTCAGAGATAGCTCTAGTCCTTATTAGCTTGATGATGTTTGGAAAGTTGACTCATCTTTCTAGACCTCAGCTTGCTCACTATGATGGGGCACTCTTTTGTCACCCAATTAGGGTTTCTGGTAGAAACTGTTACTACTTTCTCTCAGCTGGTGGGAGAAAGGACTCCCCGCTGACCTCGGTGACCCGGTAGCACTTCTCAGCTGTGCACTCAGCCTTGCTGGTGGGGTTGCTCAGGGCAAAGATGATAGGGCGCTCATGGAAGGAGGCCATGTCCCTCAGAATCTGCTCCGTGAAGGCTCCTGCGATGGCAGCGACACCTACAGGGAAGAGGGTGGGGGGTAGTAGGGAATGCCTAATGGGTATAAATAtcccatttttcttcttgtgGCACTGTGAGGGAACTAGGTACCCCATGACAGACTTGGGAATCTTGGGGATAAAATCTGCTATAGGGTTGAGGGAGCAGAAGGGAAAAGAATCCTGTTGCTTGAGTTTGCTAAGACCTCTTGTTCATTCCACAGAGACCACTGGTTTGTTTCAGGTCTCTGATCCTTTGTACCTTAAAGGCGTTCTGAATGCTGCTGAGAGCAGAGCGCTCCTCTAGTACAGAGACAGGTGTCAGGGTCCCTGTCTTGGggtggagagagacctcaccttCATGCAAGAGAGCAACATTGTCCTTTCCTACTCTGTTTTATCATTCTGTGTCAACAAGTTGCAACTCTTGTCCTTCATTTCTATAGTTTCTATAGAGAAGTCACTGAATATAAGTCTACAGCATTGAACCAGACACAGAAGAGGGGAACCTGTGCTTCTACAGGTTGTTTCACTGAACCTCAGACTCTCCATCTGCAAGTTAGGAGGGTTAGCTGGGCTGGGTAGTAGGACCCCTTCTTCCTCCTACCTATAATTGCCGTGGGCTTCACCAGCCTTACTACCTCCTCCAGGGAGTTGACTTCAGGATGCTCTTGGGCAAACATCTCCTTCTCATGGTTTAGGTGGCTTCTACCctgtaggaaaagaagaaagatggagtaGGTAGAATGTTGAAGGCATTGAACAGGTCCTTGATGCATTAGGATTCTGACAGTGTTTTGGATTGAGCCTCATGATTTGGTCTGAGCCTGCAGAATAGTGAGGCTCCCTTGGTCAGATTTCCCAGTAGGACCTAAGGTGAATGAACCCTAAGGAAATGTATAcaggtgtttctttttaaaaattttaaaacaattttaattacaTGGTTGCTTTTGCCTGCTTATGTTTGTGCAATGTGGATGCAGTGTCTGTGAAGGTTGTAAGAGAGCACCAGGTCCTATGTAACTGAACTTACATGCAGTTGTTAGTCACCgtgtatgtgctgggaatcaaatcaaatcaaatctggGTCCCCTAAAAGAgcaaacaagtgttcttaacatctgagccatctccccagccacacaGAAAAACTGATAagtcatcttttattttcttttttagctgtTGTGGGTCATTGTTTTCTGGGTGAGGAACAAAGACTCCTCAGAAATTTCTTAGCCTTTATGAATCCCTTGGCCTCAAGAAGTGCAGTTCACAGGTTCACAGGATAGGGGTTTGAGACTTCCAGTGCCACAGAGCTGATGTGAATGGATTTGCTAGGATCCCCTAGTCTTCCTGTGAGTCTCAGTAAGCTGAGTCTAGGGTAGGCaggtcatggtatttcttcataCAGAAGCCTGGTAGTGACGGATTAGCCCAAGTTCTGGTAATGAGTTCAATCATTTCTGACTTCTCCAGTTGGCCTCCTGAGTTCCAGAATGATGTGGGTGTCAAGCCTAAGCTCCTTGATTAGAAGTCAGCTCGATAGGGTGAACACAGTGATGGAAAAGGTGACTAAGAAGAGTCACCAGTGTCTGGTAACCTGCTCAGAGACCATTCTCTGGaatgatggggggtggggggatgggaagatGTATTGTTAGGCCAAAGATCTACAGTGATCTGACTGTGCAAagttgaggaagagagagagtatATGTCTTTTGAAGAACTATGATTCAGTATGGCTGAGAAAAGGCTGAAAGGGGTATTCAGGTATCCATACATGCgaggacacacatgtacatgcatctgtacacacatatgcacacatacatatacatgcacacagacaggcaaatgcacatacatacaggcaaatgcacatacacagtaaatttacatgcacacgaacacacacatgcacacgcacacacatgcacacactcagtaCCTTTGGACAGTGTCAATTAAAGCTTTTactttggaattttctttttgcttgccATTCTGTTTATCACTTTGCCCCTTggagaactctctctctcctcttccctcttatcctcctcctcctcctcttctttcttctcctcccttcctcctcctcctcctctttcttctcctccttttactcctcttccttttccttctcctccttctccttttcctcctcctcttcctcctcctccttctccttcttctcctactcttcttttttttcctttgagaaaggcttcctctgtgtagccctggccatcctggaactttctctgtagaccaggaaggtctcaaactcagagatccactgccttccgagtgctggacTTAGAGGCATGTCCTGCCATGCTCAGCTGGAGAACTCTTTCAGTTTAGTTTTTGGCAGCTCTAAGTGTCAAGAAACCTTCGTTTTTTCAAACCTAAACAGTACCTTGACAATCAGACCCTTGGAGTCCACCATCCAGATCTTCCTTATGGCCTCTGTCTTGGGTATGCCTTCCTTTTCCAGGGCCATGACAAGGAGGTGGGCAATGCCCATGGCTGCCTGGGGGGTGGGTAGCATAAGGACAATATTTAGACTCACAGTTGTTCAGCACATACCAGGCGTTTTACTAAGATGcgcctttctcttttcctcagcCCCACAGCTCCTAGATGGCCCAGTTAAATTTTTACTTTGAGAAACTCAAACATTGAGACTCAAAACGCTTCAATGATCAGCATACACTTGTGCTGCTTTGTCTTGTCAGAATCCCAGCCTGCCTCTCCCTGGGAAGACTACCCCACCCATTCTTACTCTTCTCGGCACAACCGTCATAGAGTTCTTCCAATGGTACTTACCTCACCCGCACCctggaaaacaaacacatgattGGACAGCCTGTTCTTGGTGATTCTCAGTGCAGCCAGGATCCCTGCCACAGCGACAGAGGCTGTGCCTGCAACAGAGTGAACTCTATCAACCTGTGGTCTCTAGCTGTCATTCCCCAAGAAAAGGCTCTTGACAGGACTCCCAACAACTGCGGGAGAAGAagcaacttttctttcctttgtttttatgagacagggtttctctgtgtagccttggctgtcctggaactcactcactctgtagaccaggctggcctccaactcagaaagatccacctacctctgcttcttgagttctgagattaaaagcatgcaccactgcTGCCTGGCTAAAGCAACTTTTCTTAACTCTTAAAGAAGTCATATGTGCAGGCTTGTGGGACTCAGGGCAAATCAACTCAGCCTTTTACCGTCTACTGTAAAAAGCTGTTTAAGAAatagtcctgggctggagagatggcacagcagttaagagcactgtctgctcttccagaggccctgagttcaaatcccagcaaccacatggtggatcacaaccatctgtagagagCTCCTACAGAGACGAGC
Encoded proteins:
- the LOC116893210 gene encoding NADP-dependent malic enzyme, mitochondrial-like gives rise to the protein MYSLLEKSDIHTSSCALALEWSGFRTLQRLLPSCTTEYGKAWEASFSMAEFLLPELQGEGSKMKMGADKQGPLRSECLLEVHRLSLPLVLNLPCIQFRQDPLQELIIIHSFLLSLLYRFGINCLIQFEDFANANAFRLLNKYRNKYCMFNDDIQGTASVAVAGILAALRITKNRLSNHVFVFQGAGEAAMGIAHLLVMALEKEGIPKTEAIRKIWMVDSKGLIVKGRSHLNHEKEMFAQEHPEVNSLEEVVRLVKPTAIIGVAAIAGAFTEQILRDMASFHERPIIFALSNPTSKAECTAEKCYRVTEGRGIFASGSPFKSVTLEDGRTFIPGQGNNAYVFPGVALGIIAGGIRHVPDEIFLLTAEQIAQEVSEQHLSQGRLYPPLSTIRDVSLRIAVKVLDYAYKHNLASYYPEPKDKEAFIKSLIYTPDYDSFSLDTYTWPKEAMSVQKV